A region from the Desulfitobacterium dehalogenans ATCC 51507 genome encodes:
- a CDS encoding 4Fe-4S dicluster domain-containing protein: MGYLGFYFDMTACIGCRTCQIACKDKNDLKVGTIFRQARTYEVGVYPAPGAYHYSGSCNHCAQPKCVEGCPTGAMHVAEDGTVQHDRAKCIGCRYCTWACPYGVPQFIKDLGKVGKCDGCKDLRDEGKNPVCVDACPMRALEWGDTDELKAKHGDTTSELAILPEASRTKPSLVIKAKRIAAQKDFRYKEV; this comes from the coding sequence ATGGGTTATTTGGGATTCTATTTTGATATGACGGCCTGTATTGGCTGCAGAACATGTCAGATTGCCTGTAAAGATAAAAATGATTTGAAAGTAGGCACCATCTTTAGGCAGGCCAGAACCTACGAAGTAGGGGTCTATCCGGCACCCGGGGCCTATCACTATTCAGGAAGCTGCAACCATTGTGCCCAACCTAAATGTGTGGAAGGATGTCCTACCGGGGCCATGCATGTAGCAGAAGACGGCACAGTTCAGCATGACAGAGCCAAATGCATTGGCTGCAGGTACTGTACCTGGGCCTGCCCCTATGGTGTACCCCAATTCATCAAAGATTTGGGGAAAGTAGGAAAATGCGACGGCTGCAAGGACTTGCGTGATGAAGGCAAAAACCCCGTCTGTGTGGATGCCTGCCCGATGCGGGCTCTGGAGTGGGGAGATACGGATGAACTGAAGGCCAAACATGGTGACACCACCAGTGAATTGGCAATTCTGCCTGAAGCGTCCCGGACGAAGCCGTCCCTGGTGATCAAGGCGAAAAGAATTGCGGCACAAAAAGACTTCAGGTATAAGGAGGTTTAA
- a CDS encoding dimethyl sulfoxide reductase anchor subunit family protein, which translates to MGESALLVFSFFMQASIGIMLFMTLGKILHADQEFKKAAYLAAGLSIIGVIASLAHLGKPLAALNSLLNVGSSWLSREILFSGVFMGIAVLYALVQYLKVENQGIKAALRWAGSGIGLIAVFSMAKLYSTASVPVWQGANTFADFYGTTLAVGALLFLALSFKELQGKDKKIIGLIVLAAVVIQAAVAVPYGINLSLGGSAAHASAEILNGLSVAVGLKWLLVLGGAGFLLWPTLQQEAKSATGMIYLAGIALVCGQFIGRYIFYAAMVVTNIGLI; encoded by the coding sequence ATGGGTGAAAGCGCTTTACTGGTATTTTCCTTTTTCATGCAGGCCTCCATCGGCATTATGCTTTTTATGACCCTTGGCAAGATCCTCCACGCTGATCAAGAGTTCAAGAAAGCGGCCTATCTGGCCGCCGGTTTAAGCATCATCGGCGTGATTGCTTCCCTGGCTCACTTAGGGAAACCACTGGCTGCCTTGAATTCTCTTCTCAATGTGGGAAGTTCCTGGCTGAGCAGAGAAATCCTGTTTAGCGGCGTATTTATGGGCATCGCCGTGCTTTATGCTCTGGTTCAATATCTTAAGGTGGAGAATCAAGGGATTAAGGCAGCGCTTAGATGGGCTGGCAGCGGGATTGGCCTAATCGCCGTATTCTCCATGGCGAAACTTTATTCTACAGCTTCGGTTCCCGTTTGGCAGGGGGCCAATACCTTTGCTGATTTTTATGGAACAACCCTTGCCGTCGGCGCCTTGCTTTTCCTGGCCTTAAGCTTTAAAGAATTACAGGGTAAGGATAAAAAGATCATTGGTTTGATCGTCCTGGCTGCCGTCGTCATTCAAGCTGCAGTAGCGGTACCTTATGGGATTAACCTTAGTCTTGGCGGGTCGGCCGCCCATGCCAGCGCCGAAATCCTCAATGGCCTGAGTGTAGCGGTTGGCTTAAAATGGCTGCTTGTTCTTGGTGGAGCAGGATTTTTGCTTTGGCCCACTCTTCAGCAGGAGGCGAAGTCAGCCACAGGGATGATTTATCTGGCCGGTATAGCTTTGGTCTGTGGTCAGTTTATTGGCCGGTATATTTTTTACGCTGCCATGGTCGTTACGAATATTGGACTAATTTAA
- a CDS encoding molybdopterin-dependent oxidoreductase yields MTKFFDKINEMTISRRNFIKASTAAAASLSLVGCGNTLTTTNAGQAANEEGTWITAACWHNCGGRCLNKAQVVDGVVVRQKTDDTHPDSPDYPQQRGCARGRSQRQQIFGADRLRYPMKRKNWNPGDGGKRELRGKDEWVRISWEEALDHIAAELKRVKETYGNKAILAKATGPALNAYGGAMTYWGCTSDGAWPKPQQFMNGGRSKGSNDRLDLRNSKLIVLWGANPVWSSGGNPAYNFKQAKEAGAKFIIVDPFYNDTAQLLADQWIPVRPGTDTALLLGMAHYMITNNLHDQEFLDKYCVGFDAEHMPEGADPKENFKDYVLGTYDGTPKTPEWASEHCGTDPDLIRSFAHEVAVTKPMTFSSSSAAARTSVGEQFCQAFLTVGWMTGNVGKPGASVCTNNRHNTQSYGGPALVKAGTAGGKSPANPLYKEPTFPGPDPFKTDWHGMVIDEAWDAVLNGEYTAGVRGKQPCDIRMIWNIGSGNVLNQNTDIMKGIEAFRKVEFVVTSAHFLTATAQYADIVLPATTEWERLGGFLTGNPEMIIFYSQITQPMFEAKDDDWMYAEIGKRLGLDPADFDPLSPEQKLFNMVAGCTVMKEDGSGYEKLVTITAEDIAALGVKGTPQEGRISYKEFKEQGIYQVPRSPGDQYTYIDYKDFIEDPEKNPLGTESGKFQIHSQGLADTINAYGWNTLAPIPKYQYVTEGYEETFSNFEKKEKGGYPLQLTTIHYARRSHSTLDNISWLREAFQNRLYIHPADAAARGIAKNDIVKISSRHGQVIRPVYITERIMPGTLTLGQGAWAEVDDETGICKAGATNVLNGGLPTGQGVQAYNTCNVQVEKYDSKLQTDYLWPKRIVAAQGGNK; encoded by the coding sequence ATGACAAAGTTCTTTGATAAGATCAATGAAATGACAATCAGCCGCAGAAACTTCATCAAAGCCAGCACCGCTGCTGCTGCCAGCTTATCTTTGGTGGGCTGTGGCAATACTCTGACCACGACGAATGCGGGTCAGGCAGCCAATGAAGAAGGAACATGGATTACGGCAGCTTGCTGGCATAACTGCGGCGGACGCTGCCTGAACAAGGCCCAGGTAGTGGACGGTGTTGTTGTCCGTCAAAAGACCGATGATACCCATCCAGACAGCCCGGATTATCCACAACAAAGGGGCTGCGCCAGAGGGAGATCTCAGCGCCAGCAGATTTTTGGTGCCGATCGCTTAAGATACCCCATGAAACGCAAGAATTGGAACCCAGGAGACGGCGGCAAGAGAGAGCTCCGGGGTAAAGATGAGTGGGTAAGAATTTCCTGGGAAGAAGCCCTGGATCATATTGCCGCCGAACTAAAACGTGTTAAAGAAACCTATGGCAATAAAGCTATTCTGGCGAAAGCCACAGGTCCGGCTCTTAATGCCTATGGCGGGGCTATGACCTACTGGGGATGTACTTCAGATGGAGCTTGGCCAAAACCCCAGCAATTTATGAACGGCGGCCGTTCCAAAGGGTCTAACGACCGCCTGGATCTGAGAAACTCCAAACTCATTGTTTTGTGGGGCGCTAATCCCGTATGGAGCAGCGGCGGTAATCCTGCCTACAATTTTAAACAGGCCAAAGAAGCAGGTGCAAAGTTCATTATCGTTGACCCATTCTATAACGATACAGCCCAGCTTCTTGCTGATCAATGGATTCCCGTAAGACCTGGAACAGATACGGCTTTATTATTGGGAATGGCCCACTATATGATCACCAATAACCTCCATGATCAGGAGTTCCTCGATAAATACTGTGTGGGCTTTGATGCCGAGCATATGCCGGAAGGTGCTGATCCGAAAGAGAACTTTAAGGATTATGTTCTGGGAACCTATGATGGTACACCTAAAACTCCGGAATGGGCTTCCGAGCATTGTGGAACCGATCCGGATCTTATCCGCTCTTTCGCTCATGAGGTAGCTGTCACGAAACCCATGACCTTCTCCAGTTCATCGGCAGCGGCCAGAACCTCCGTTGGTGAACAATTCTGCCAAGCCTTCCTGACCGTGGGTTGGATGACAGGAAATGTGGGGAAACCAGGGGCCAGCGTGTGCACTAATAATCGTCATAATACTCAAAGCTATGGCGGGCCGGCTCTAGTCAAAGCAGGAACTGCCGGCGGCAAATCTCCGGCTAATCCTCTCTATAAAGAGCCAACCTTCCCAGGACCAGATCCTTTTAAAACAGACTGGCATGGCATGGTCATCGACGAAGCCTGGGATGCAGTGCTCAATGGGGAGTACACTGCAGGAGTGAGAGGCAAACAGCCCTGCGATATCCGCATGATCTGGAATATCGGTTCGGGCAATGTACTCAATCAGAATACCGATATCATGAAAGGAATCGAAGCTTTCCGCAAAGTTGAATTTGTGGTAACATCAGCTCATTTCCTTACCGCCACGGCCCAATATGCAGATATCGTGCTTCCGGCTACCACCGAGTGGGAAAGACTGGGCGGTTTCTTAACGGGTAACCCGGAAATGATCATTTTCTACAGCCAAATCACCCAACCCATGTTTGAGGCGAAAGATGATGATTGGATGTATGCCGAGATCGGCAAGCGGCTGGGCTTGGATCCTGCTGATTTTGATCCCCTTTCCCCTGAGCAGAAGCTGTTCAATATGGTGGCTGGCTGCACTGTGATGAAGGAAGACGGATCAGGCTATGAGAAGCTGGTGACCATTACCGCTGAGGATATCGCCGCCCTGGGAGTGAAAGGAACTCCCCAGGAAGGCCGCATCAGCTATAAAGAATTTAAAGAACAAGGAATCTATCAGGTGCCCCGTTCCCCTGGAGACCAATACACCTATATTGACTATAAAGACTTCATTGAGGACCCTGAAAAGAACCCACTGGGCACCGAAAGCGGCAAATTCCAAATCCACAGCCAAGGTTTAGCCGATACGATCAATGCTTATGGTTGGAACACCTTAGCTCCCATCCCTAAGTATCAATATGTTACTGAAGGCTATGAAGAAACCTTCTCCAACTTTGAGAAGAAAGAGAAGGGCGGCTATCCGCTCCAGCTCACCACAATCCACTATGCACGCCGCAGCCATTCAACTTTGGATAATATCTCCTGGCTCAGAGAGGCGTTCCAAAACAGACTCTATATTCATCCTGCCGATGCTGCCGCCAGAGGAATCGCTAAAAATGATATCGTGAAAATCAGCAGCCGCCATGGCCAAGTGATCCGGCCTGTGTATATCACGGAGAGAATCATGCCGGGAACTCTTACTTTAGGTCAGGGCGCTTGGGCAGAAGTGGACGATGAAACCGGTATCTGTAAGGCAGGCGCCACCAATGTACTGAATGGCGGACTTCCTACCGGACAAGGGGTGCAGGCATACAACACATGTAATGTTCAAGTCGAGAAGTACGACAGCAAACTGCAAACCGACTATTTATGGCCCAAACGGATTGTTGCTGCACAAGGGGGGAATAAATAA
- a CDS encoding DMSO/selenate family reductase complex B subunit translates to MAQYGFYFDMTACGGCKTCQIACNDRNDLKPGTLFRRVKGFEGGKFPAPWIYYLSITCNHCKEPKCVEGCPTQAMHKLENGIVAHDKSKCIGCRYCTWSCPYGVPQFIEETGQVSKCDMCQNLVEKGENPACVDACTMRAIKWGELDELRAKYGADAVSDLPVLPNSSKTTPSVLIKPKTVALNKEFIVKED, encoded by the coding sequence ATGGCGCAATATGGATTCTACTTTGATATGACCGCTTGTGGCGGATGCAAAACCTGTCAAATTGCTTGTAACGATCGCAATGACCTGAAGCCCGGAACTTTGTTCAGAAGAGTTAAAGGCTTTGAAGGCGGGAAATTCCCCGCGCCTTGGATTTACTACCTTTCCATCACCTGTAACCACTGCAAAGAACCTAAATGTGTGGAAGGCTGCCCCACTCAGGCTATGCATAAGCTGGAGAATGGGATTGTCGCCCACGATAAAAGCAAATGCATCGGCTGCCGTTATTGCACTTGGAGCTGCCCTTACGGGGTTCCTCAATTTATCGAAGAAACCGGCCAGGTCAGCAAATGCGATATGTGCCAAAACTTAGTGGAAAAAGGGGAGAACCCTGCCTGTGTCGATGCCTGCACCATGAGAGCTATCAAATGGGGAGAACTTGACGAACTGCGGGCAAAATATGGGGCGGATGCTGTAAGTGACTTGCCGGTGCTGCCGAACTCTTCCAAAACAACCCCCTCCGTTCTGATCAAACCCAAAACTGTTGCTCTCAATAAAGAATTTATAGTGAAGGAGGACTGA
- a CDS encoding dimethyl sulfoxide reductase anchor subunit family protein: MGGETALLIFSFCMQAAIGIMFFMTLSHQLYKGKVFKGAAATAAGLSVIGVLASLAHLGQPFHALNSLFNLGSSWLSREVLFSGMFMGVAVLYALVQWFKADASALSAGLRWLGSGIGLIAVFSMSKLYTTASVPVWQGINTFVDFYATAIAVGALLFLVVSMKELQSVDKKIFGYLVLAAVIIQAAVAIPYAINLGLGGPAAQASAEILSGMSFIIAVKWILVLGGAVILLWPTLQKSAKPETQSSSLLYASLAALICGQFIGRYVFYAGMVASTIGLT, from the coding sequence ATGGGAGGAGAAACAGCGTTATTGATTTTTTCCTTTTGCATGCAGGCCGCGATCGGAATCATGTTTTTCATGACTCTAAGTCATCAGCTGTATAAAGGAAAAGTCTTCAAAGGTGCAGCGGCAACAGCCGCCGGATTAAGTGTCATTGGTGTTCTGGCTTCTTTGGCCCATCTTGGTCAACCGTTTCACGCCTTGAATTCCCTGTTCAATCTGGGCAGCTCATGGTTAAGCCGGGAAGTGCTCTTTAGCGGAATGTTCATGGGTGTTGCTGTCCTCTATGCCCTGGTCCAATGGTTTAAAGCGGATGCCTCCGCTTTAAGTGCCGGACTCCGGTGGCTGGGCAGCGGTATCGGTCTGATTGCGGTGTTTTCCATGAGCAAGCTCTACACCACCGCTTCCGTACCGGTCTGGCAGGGGATCAATACTTTCGTGGACTTCTATGCCACAGCCATTGCTGTGGGTGCCCTTTTGTTCCTCGTCGTAAGCATGAAAGAACTGCAAAGTGTCGATAAAAAGATCTTCGGTTATCTGGTTTTGGCTGCGGTGATTATTCAAGCCGCAGTGGCCATACCCTATGCTATCAACTTAGGCCTGGGGGGACCGGCTGCACAAGCCAGTGCGGAAATCCTCAGCGGAATGAGTTTCATCATTGCGGTGAAATGGATTCTTGTCCTGGGAGGAGCCGTTATTCTTCTCTGGCCTACTCTGCAAAAATCCGCCAAACCTGAGACCCAATCTTCCAGCTTGCTTTACGCATCGTTAGCTGCCCTGATCTGTGGACAATTTATCGGCCGCTATGTGTTTTACGCAGGGATGGTCGCTTCTACGATTGGGCTGACCTAA
- a CDS encoding dimethyl sulfoxide reductase anchor subunit family protein: MYSGEWALIIFSVLTQCAVGIWVIAIGLRTFMTRRIDPGFATQLTWRPLLVVGPLMCVALVISIFHLGSPTQAYASVGNLLTSWLSREIVFSGLFLFFWVISILFYRREGASMALGWLTSLLGLIAVFSMSSIYYTTPIPAWASPNTYISFFATMITLGSIACTLFMETVRDFRGHQGVRDLLWKLSLLTMGVLLVQLAFFFFNSKTYSLLPLLYCALLLLGGMNFVGYSFQGFKNPGKGLRPVFYLSLVLLFSAQILGRYLFYANAIPIMG, translated from the coding sequence ATGTATAGCGGTGAATGGGCTTTAATTATTTTCAGTGTTTTAACCCAATGTGCTGTAGGAATCTGGGTCATTGCCATTGGACTTAGAACGTTTATGACCAGAAGGATAGACCCTGGCTTTGCAACTCAACTGACCTGGCGTCCTCTGTTAGTGGTAGGGCCTCTCATGTGTGTCGCCTTAGTGATCTCCATATTTCACCTTGGTTCACCGACGCAGGCCTATGCATCGGTAGGTAATTTGCTCACCTCATGGCTGAGCCGTGAGATTGTCTTCAGTGGGTTGTTTTTATTTTTCTGGGTTATCTCTATCCTGTTCTACCGGCGCGAGGGGGCAAGTATGGCTTTAGGATGGCTCACTTCCCTTTTGGGGTTGATTGCGGTATTCAGTATGTCCAGTATATATTACACCACACCTATTCCTGCTTGGGCTTCTCCCAATACTTACATTAGTTTTTTCGCTACCATGATCACCCTGGGTTCCATCGCCTGTACCTTATTCATGGAGACGGTCAGAGATTTTCGGGGTCATCAAGGGGTAAGAGATTTGCTTTGGAAGCTCTCACTCCTTACCATGGGAGTATTGCTCGTTCAGTTAGCTTTCTTTTTCTTTAACTCAAAGACGTATTCTTTGCTCCCATTGCTCTACTGTGCGCTCCTATTGCTGGGGGGAATGAACTTTGTAGGGTATAGCTTTCAAGGATTTAAAAACCCAGGCAAAGGCTTGCGCCCGGTCTTTTATCTGAGCTTAGTTCTGCTCTTTAGTGCACAAATTTTAGGACGTTACTTATTTTATGCCAATGCAATACCCATTATGGGGTAA
- a CDS encoding iron reductase, with protein sequence MLFLNRFNKTYQKVLFALGLSIVFLLITAVTRSTVKQAGGIACFFIAGILILAVFKVFFLEFVEEPGRRMKGKRIIEFLHTCFGWIVFVLVIYHSLYFLSLAFWPENEISPNYYITGVLALIPMSLVVTSGLDKNIMAKSKEIKSAYFNHVFMTILFAVLIIIHINFQ encoded by the coding sequence GTGCTATTCCTTAACCGCTTTAACAAAACCTATCAAAAAGTGCTTTTTGCCTTAGGTCTGTCTATAGTATTCTTACTCATTACGGCAGTGACCCGAAGTACTGTTAAGCAAGCCGGAGGAATAGCCTGCTTCTTTATAGCGGGTATATTGATTCTTGCGGTATTTAAAGTTTTTTTTCTGGAATTTGTCGAAGAACCGGGTCGGCGTATGAAAGGTAAGAGGATCATAGAATTTCTGCATACCTGCTTTGGTTGGATTGTTTTTGTTTTGGTTATTTATCATAGCTTGTATTTCTTATCCTTAGCTTTTTGGCCGGAAAATGAGATTTCTCCCAATTATTACATCACCGGAGTCTTAGCCTTGATTCCCATGAGTTTAGTCGTGACTTCGGGCTTGGATAAAAACATCATGGCGAAAAGCAAGGAGATAAAATCCGCCTATTTCAACCATGTTTTTATGACCATTCTCTTTGCGGTACTTATTATCATCCATATCAATTTTCAATAA
- a CDS encoding ATP-binding protein, translating into MKDSLTHRFMLFTTFVVVSIMLIHFTWDYRTQRAQATLEMHEKAQVITKQLIATREVIAKNQDRINYDSQGNFEFKHLNPAAIGMQIGDIFGQLTNYSIKQTRIDYRASCNAPDAFEAQGLLRFGQEPHLAEIWGEDVVGGERVFRYMVPLHMKEECLSCHGQPIGDIDITGHFKEGYKAEDLGGAISLIMPMDIFLQGMKVDVYRHLSFSLLLIGVIVISMYLLVTRLVTRSLGELKIATAQVGQGNFDIDLNCIKAQGEIKELAQHIQEMANQLKDLYQNLEAKVEKRTHQLELVNEDLRIKQDELEAANIKLNEINTYKSEFLAIMSHELRTPLTSVMAFTDLLLQELPKEFIQERQNLKYIKANSQNLLKLINNILDLAKIEAGRLELKLEYVDMADVLGAIDSVVAPLAKKKGIVWEINLAPEVSLLRADPEKLRRVIENLAGNAIKFTPSGGRVEIQVTNTPRENWIIIRVIDTGIGIPPEEQEEIFERFTQVDSSNSRKYGGTGLGLALAKELVTLHKGELWVESEINKGSTFVVYLPKDPDKVD; encoded by the coding sequence ATGAAGGATAGTTTAACACATCGGTTTATGCTATTTACCACCTTTGTGGTGGTATCTATTATGCTCATCCATTTTACTTGGGATTATCGCACGCAAAGGGCTCAAGCCACTTTAGAGATGCATGAAAAGGCTCAAGTTATCACAAAACAGCTCATTGCTACTCGTGAAGTCATAGCGAAGAATCAGGACCGTATTAATTATGATTCTCAAGGAAATTTTGAGTTTAAGCATCTTAATCCGGCGGCGATTGGCATGCAAATCGGTGACATTTTTGGGCAGCTGACCAATTACTCCATCAAACAGACGCGGATTGATTATCGAGCCAGCTGCAATGCGCCGGATGCTTTTGAAGCACAAGGATTGCTAAGGTTCGGCCAGGAGCCACATCTTGCCGAAATCTGGGGGGAAGATGTAGTAGGAGGAGAGCGGGTTTTTCGCTATATGGTCCCCTTGCATATGAAGGAAGAATGCCTCTCCTGTCATGGCCAACCGATTGGAGATATAGATATCACTGGACATTTCAAAGAAGGGTACAAAGCCGAGGATTTAGGCGGGGCCATCAGTCTGATTATGCCCATGGATATTTTCCTCCAAGGGATGAAGGTCGATGTCTATCGCCATTTATCCTTCTCCCTTTTACTTATCGGTGTGATTGTAATCTCAATGTACTTGCTTGTCACCCGTCTTGTCACCCGCTCTTTAGGGGAGCTAAAGATTGCTACTGCTCAAGTGGGGCAAGGAAATTTCGATATTGACCTCAATTGTATTAAAGCACAAGGAGAAATAAAGGAACTGGCTCAGCATATTCAAGAGATGGCCAATCAACTGAAGGATTTATATCAAAATTTAGAGGCCAAGGTAGAAAAAAGAACCCATCAATTGGAATTGGTCAATGAAGACTTAAGGATTAAGCAGGATGAACTGGAAGCCGCCAATATTAAACTGAATGAGATCAATACCTATAAATCGGAGTTTCTGGCGATTATGAGTCATGAATTAAGGACTCCCTTGACATCCGTCATGGCTTTTACGGACCTTCTCCTTCAAGAGCTTCCCAAGGAATTTATACAAGAACGACAGAACCTTAAATACATAAAAGCCAACAGCCAGAACCTCTTAAAATTGATTAATAATATACTTGATCTTGCCAAGATCGAAGCCGGTCGCCTGGAATTAAAATTAGAATATGTAGACATGGCCGATGTTCTGGGAGCCATTGACAGTGTAGTAGCGCCTTTAGCAAAGAAGAAGGGGATTGTCTGGGAAATAAACCTTGCCCCTGAAGTTTCCTTACTTCGTGCGGATCCGGAGAAACTTCGCCGGGTTATTGAGAACTTAGCGGGGAATGCGATTAAATTCACACCTTCTGGAGGGCGTGTAGAAATTCAGGTGACTAACACTCCGAGGGAGAATTGGATCATCATTCGCGTCATTGATACAGGAATTGGCATCCCTCCTGAAGAGCAGGAAGAGATCTTTGAACGATTCACCCAGGTAGATAGTTCCAACTCAAGAAAATATGGAGGAACCGGTCTGGGCTTAGCCCTGGCTAAGGAATTAGTAACTCTTCACAAAGGAGAACTAT